A single genomic interval of Phocoena sinus isolate mPhoSin1 chromosome 15, mPhoSin1.pri, whole genome shotgun sequence harbors:
- the LOC116740887 gene encoding beta-defensin 36-like, which produces MKLLLLTLAALLLLSQLTPGSTRKCWNLRGKCRQKCFRKERVYVYCTNNKMCCVKPKYQPKHLPWKV; this is translated from the exons ATGAAGCTCCTTTTGCTGACTCTGGCCGCACTGCTGCTCTTGTCCCAGCTCACTCCAG gtAGCACCCGAAAATGCTGGAATCTTCGTGGCAAATGCCGCCAGAAATGTTTCAGGAAGGAAAGGGTCTATGTTTACTGCACAAATAATAAGATGTGCTGTGTGAAGCCCAAGTACCAGCCAAAACACCTTCCATGGAAAGTTTAA